The following are encoded together in the Capsulimonas corticalis genome:
- a CDS encoding prepilin-type N-terminal cleavage/methylation domain-containing protein, with product MKKKSFHSGFTLIELLVVIAIIAILASILFPVFASARSKAREIATVSNLKQLGLATAQYQQDYDGASVPFQQWSGPSFYGWAVLLQPYLKSTSVCFDAQRTVPYVQIDPGGQWGWSTTLAANRWGYTSDANGPGGTVFPDQIVSPSTRAAFVTTGDPTAQTGPGHLYDMSWVDGGRSSCPDVNDYKNPADWDYDHLYQGTKDYHRGYLPVLYADAHAKAVNISQYIGGDVSYGACESKYISPGVNAPNGAGTQASKLQEFWGRWWTYPNDK from the coding sequence ATGAAGAAGAAATCCTTCCATTCTGGTTTCACCCTGATCGAACTGCTCGTTGTTATCGCTATCATTGCGATTCTTGCATCGATTCTCTTCCCTGTCTTCGCCTCGGCGCGGAGCAAGGCCCGAGAAATCGCGACGGTTTCTAACCTCAAACAACTGGGACTGGCGACGGCGCAGTACCAGCAGGATTACGACGGCGCCAGCGTCCCCTTCCAGCAGTGGTCCGGGCCGTCGTTCTACGGCTGGGCCGTTCTGCTGCAGCCTTATCTGAAATCGACCAGCGTTTGCTTCGACGCTCAGCGCACCGTCCCTTACGTCCAGATCGATCCAGGCGGCCAGTGGGGATGGAGCACCACCCTGGCGGCCAATCGCTGGGGCTACACTTCGGACGCGAATGGTCCCGGCGGGACGGTCTTCCCGGATCAAATCGTGAGCCCGTCCACGCGCGCGGCGTTCGTGACTACTGGAGATCCCACGGCCCAAACGGGTCCCGGTCATCTCTATGACATGAGCTGGGTCGACGGCGGGCGGTCATCCTGCCCGGATGTCAACGATTATAAGAACCCCGCCGACTGGGACTACGACCATCTTTACCAGGGAACCAAGGACTACCACCGAGGTTACCTGCCCGTACTCTACGCGGACGCGCACGCCAAGGCCGTCAACATCTCCCAGTACATCGGCGGCGATGTGTCCTATGGCGCCTGTGAGAGCAAGTATATCTCTCCCGGCGTGAATGCGCCCAACGGCGCGGGCACGCAGGCGTCCAAGCTTCAGGAGTTCTGGGGCCGCTGGTGGACCTACCCGAACGACAAGTAG